A window of Fragaria vesca subsp. vesca linkage group LG7, FraVesHawaii_1.0, whole genome shotgun sequence contains these coding sequences:
- the LOC101305704 gene encoding transcription factor bHLH70-like, with translation MAEITNLRIISSDPVKSSKLTMNSQPKDETGSRNIIGMNVTSVLIIWKALMCFTGSESPVVVVFSGILWRPFGFAVLRPRIHRHHHTHGLRFEEEEGAQYLSGLEDRMPFLQMLQSIDFPPNFTPKEPSFQPLLRHHLNNTTTTAWPKMESTKNAQIHTLGELESCVTQDNQQQLYSPANSEGQDPHQNNPLSGTVEVGGGGGGVVSSDCNQKLQQLNSAKMSPIQTQTHLTKTASSPATRERQKRKRTRPTKNKEEVESQRMTHIAVERNRRCQMNDHLNVLRSLMPPSYIQRGDQASIVGGAIDFVKELEQHLQSLEAQKRTRRAEGFTNTNVDPNNNNSMTSSSPSSSSTMTMPSNGMFMSLSQCRIGSTEEGNTCGDDGVTAQNKSEAAEVDVTVIQTHVNLKVQCQKRPGQLVRALVAIEDIRLTVLHLNITSSEDEVLYSFNLKIEEGCKLGSADDIARAVH, from the exons GTATGAATGTTACATCTGTACTTATAATATGGAAGGCATTGATGTGCTTTACCGGCAGTGAATCTCCTGTTGTTGTTGTCTTCTCTGGAA TTCTTTGGAGGCCATTTGGATTTGCAGTGCTTAGACCAAGGATTCACCGCCACCACCACACACATGGCTTGAGATTTGAGGAAGAAGAGGGAGCACAATACCTCTCAGGGTTGGAAGATAGAATGCCATTTCTTCAGATGCTACAAAGCATTGATTTCCCTCCTAATTTCACTCCAAAAGAGCCAAGCTTTCAACCGTTGTTGAGACATCACCTCAACAACACCACTACAACAGCATGGCCGAAAATGGAAAGTACCAAAAATGCCCAAATTCACACACTTGGGGAACTTGAAAGCTGTGTAACTCAAGACAATCAACAACAGTTGTATTCACCAGCAAATTCTGAAGGACAAGACCCTCACCAAAACAACCCACTTTCTGGTACTGTTGAGGTTGGTGGTGGTGGTGGTGGTGTTGTGAGCTCAGATTGCAACCAAAAACTGCAACAACTCAACTCAGCAAAAATGAGTCCTATCCAGACACAGACCCACTTAACCAAAACCGCTTCTTCTCCGGCCACCCGAGAGAGACAAAAGCGTAAGAGAACAAGACCAACCAAGAACAAAGAGGAGGTAGAGAGCCAGAGAATGACCCACATTGCTGTTGAGCGCAACCGCAGATGCCAAATGAATGATCATCTCAATGTTCTCAGATCCCTCATGCCGCCTTCCTACATCCAAAGG GGTGACCAAGCTTCCATCGTTGGGGGAGCAATAGACTTTGTGAAGGAGTTGGAGCAGCACCTTCAGTCCCTTGAAGCACAAAAGAGAACGAGAAGAGCTGAAGGCTTTACCAACACCAATGTTGACCCTAACAATAACAACTCCATGACCTCATCTTCACCATCTTCATCATCAACCATGACAATGCCTTCAAATGGGATGTTCATGTCTCTCTCCCAATGCAGAATTGGGTCTACTGAGGAAGGAAACACTTGTGGGGATGATGGAGTCACCGCACAAAACAAGTCTGAGGCTGCAGAAGTAGATGTCACAGTGATCCAAACTCATGTGAACTTGAAGGTCCAGTGTCAAAAGAGGCCTGGCCAGTTGGTGAGAGCCCTTGTTGCAATTGAAGATATCAGGCTAACAGTTTTGCACCTCAACATTACTTCTTCAGAAGACGAGGTGCTTTACTCTTTCAATCTCAAG ATTGAGGAGGGATGTAAGTTAGGATCAGCAGATGATATTGCTAGAGCAGTACATTAA